A region from the Rhodopseudomonas julia genome encodes:
- the hpt gene encoding hypoxanthine phosphoribosyltransferase encodes MNKVTTAHIRPLFSAEEIDRRIDELAEAICATEPEELLAIVVLKGGFVFGADLVRAMSRRGVTMEIEFISLSSYGASLKTSGEVRILRDIGCPVAGRDVLIIDDVLDSGLTVRFARELMATRGARRVQVAVMIDKPEGRKAEIEADYVGFTCPDYFVVGYGMDAGHAHRELPFVGVVESDEEGAN; translated from the coding sequence ATGAATAAGGTGACGACGGCGCATATCCGCCCGCTTTTTTCCGCCGAAGAGATCGATCGCCGCATCGATGAGCTTGCCGAGGCGATCTGCGCGACCGAGCCGGAAGAGCTTCTCGCGATCGTCGTCTTGAAAGGCGGCTTCGTCTTCGGTGCCGATCTCGTCCGCGCCATGTCGCGCCGCGGTGTCACCATGGAGATCGAGTTCATCTCGCTCTCCTCCTATGGCGCCAGCCTGAAGACGAGCGGCGAAGTGCGCATCCTGCGCGACATCGGCTGCCCCGTCGCCGGACGCGACGTCCTCATCATCGACGATGTGCTCGATTCCGGGCTCACCGTACGTTTCGCGCGCGAATTGATGGCGACCCGCGGCGCCCGCCGCGTCCAGGTGGCGGTGATGATCGACAAGCCCGAAGGCCGCAAGGCAGAAATTGAAGCTGATTACGTTGGGTTTACCTGTCCCGACTATTTTGTAGTCGGTTACGGCATGGATGCAGGCCATGCCCATCGAGAACTCCCTTTTGTCGGCGTGGTCGAAAGCGACGAGGAGGGAGCCAATTAG
- a CDS encoding TIGR02302 family protein → MSDAPKTMPGKDVPGAEMGAGEMSAGERTPEEARAQFAEERLSRLTRRARLALFWEAAWPRLVPLLSIVALFFALSWLGVWSLVGDWVRGGILLGLGLAAVVASVWILRTPWPSQAAALKRVERNSPVAHRPASGLRDTLSTVSEGPAAEALWAAHRRRLMASLAAMRAGPPRPDMVRRDPNALRFVVPVLLFVAFFVGWGEHWPRLADAFRPVSTPLSTGVPARIDAWVDPPTYTRAAPVYLSRRGASQSESAGKSTGEVVRVPQGSRLTVRVASSEPAVVTLDGPGGPMALAADDDGDASQPGAQPQAAAPAAGANKAGSRNEQAIRSYTTTLESDGSVSVEAGRASEHYAFRIIPDRPPTIRRGEVTVNRSGSFTMAFTVEDDYGVTDGNVTFRPQTPPEEGAHPLVEPPSIAIRTGRGRKEENGAKASGRLEEHPYAGMPVVADAVVRDAAGQEGRPADDGAMTLPARPFRNPIAKALIEQRRELALDARSKDRVVQVLDAMTIRPGDFVKDSGIYLGLTVAYQRMRQAESDDELRAMLDYLWEMAVLIEDGELSEAQERLAAAREALEQALAEGASEEEISRLTEELRQAMNDVMRSMAEQMARSDPQKLMPIDPNAQVLSQQDLERMLDRIEDLARLGDKEAAQELLSQLQEMLDNMQMAQRMQQQMQSGEMGQMMQQMEELGRLMREQQRLMDDTFSLDQGQRPGQRPGEGEMSPSEMAEMMRQLQQNQGNLQEQLQALLDKLRQQQGQGEQPGDAPGQGGEGQMGQGERALDRAGRAMGEATGSLGDGEPGQAIGPQGEALQAMREGMQQMMSEMMGQQGQGGQQRVGRGGNPQGQTDPLGRPQRAQGPQLGEDVRIPDEFDVERARRILNAIRERLGERFRPSYELDYLERLLQRD, encoded by the coding sequence GTGAGCGATGCGCCGAAGACGATGCCAGGCAAAGACGTCCCCGGCGCTGAGATGGGCGCTGGCGAGATGAGCGCTGGCGAGAGGACGCCTGAAGAGGCGCGGGCGCAATTCGCCGAAGAGCGCCTCTCCCGCCTCACGCGCCGTGCCAGGCTCGCCCTCTTCTGGGAGGCCGCCTGGCCGCGGCTTGTCCCCCTCCTGTCGATCGTCGCCTTGTTCTTCGCCCTCTCCTGGCTCGGCGTCTGGAGCCTTGTCGGCGATTGGGTGCGCGGCGGCATTCTTCTTGGCTTGGGCCTTGCTGCCGTCGTCGCGTCCGTCTGGATCTTGCGCACGCCCTGGCCGAGCCAGGCCGCCGCCTTGAAGCGAGTGGAGCGGAATTCGCCTGTTGCCCATCGGCCGGCGAGCGGCTTGCGGGACACGCTTTCAACCGTCTCCGAAGGGCCGGCGGCGGAGGCTCTATGGGCGGCGCATCGCCGGAGATTGATGGCGTCTCTGGCCGCAATGCGCGCCGGGCCGCCGCGTCCCGATATGGTGCGGCGCGATCCGAATGCTCTCCGCTTTGTCGTTCCGGTCCTTCTCTTCGTCGCGTTCTTCGTCGGCTGGGGCGAGCACTGGCCACGGCTTGCCGATGCCTTCCGGCCCGTTTCGACGCCTCTTTCGACCGGCGTGCCGGCCCGCATCGACGCCTGGGTCGATCCGCCGACCTATACCCGGGCGGCCCCCGTCTATCTGTCGCGCCGCGGCGCGAGCCAAAGCGAGAGCGCGGGGAAGAGCACCGGGGAGGTGGTGCGGGTGCCGCAGGGAAGCCGGCTCACCGTGCGCGTTGCCTCAAGCGAACCCGCCGTCGTCACGCTCGACGGGCCTGGCGGTCCGATGGCGCTTGCGGCCGATGACGACGGCGACGCCTCGCAACCCGGCGCGCAGCCGCAGGCGGCCGCTCCGGCAGCGGGTGCAAACAAGGCAGGCTCGCGGAACGAACAGGCGATCCGCAGCTACACGACGACGCTCGAGAGCGATGGCTCCGTCTCCGTCGAGGCCGGGCGGGCAAGCGAACACTACGCCTTCCGCATCATTCCAGACCGGCCGCCGACGATCCGGCGCGGCGAGGTGACGGTCAATCGGTCCGGCTCCTTCACCATGGCTTTCACGGTGGAGGACGATTACGGGGTGACTGACGGCAATGTCACGTTCCGGCCGCAGACGCCGCCTGAGGAGGGCGCGCATCCTCTGGTCGAGCCGCCGTCGATCGCGATCCGCACGGGTCGCGGGCGCAAGGAGGAGAACGGGGCCAAGGCGTCGGGGCGCCTGGAAGAGCATCCTTATGCCGGCATGCCGGTCGTTGCCGATGCCGTGGTGCGGGATGCCGCCGGCCAGGAAGGGCGGCCTGCCGATGACGGCGCCATGACGCTGCCGGCGCGGCCGTTCCGCAACCCGATCGCCAAGGCGCTCATCGAGCAAAGGCGCGAGCTTGCCCTCGATGCGCGCAGCAAGGACCGCGTCGTGCAGGTGCTCGACGCGATGACCATCCGGCCGGGCGATTTCGTCAAGGATTCCGGCATCTATCTCGGCCTGACCGTTGCCTATCAGAGAATGCGCCAGGCCGAGAGCGACGACGAGCTGCGCGCGATGCTCGATTATCTCTGGGAGATGGCCGTCCTCATCGAGGACGGGGAATTGTCGGAGGCGCAGGAGCGGCTTGCGGCGGCGCGCGAGGCGCTCGAACAGGCACTCGCCGAAGGGGCCTCGGAGGAAGAGATTTCGCGGCTCACCGAAGAGCTGCGCCAGGCCATGAACGACGTCATGCGCAGCATGGCCGAACAGATGGCGCGCTCCGATCCGCAGAAATTGATGCCGATCGATCCGAACGCGCAGGTTCTGTCGCAGCAGGATCTCGAACGCATGCTCGACCGCATCGAAGATCTGGCGCGGCTCGGCGACAAGGAGGCGGCGCAGGAGCTTTTGAGCCAGCTCCAGGAAATGCTCGACAACATGCAGATGGCCCAGCGCATGCAGCAACAGATGCAGAGCGGCGAAATGGGCCAGATGATGCAGCAGATGGAGGAACTCGGCCGGCTGATGCGCGAGCAGCAGCGGTTGATGGACGATACGTTCAGCCTCGATCAGGGCCAGCGGCCCGGGCAGAGACCCGGCGAAGGCGAGATGTCGCCCTCGGAGATGGCGGAAATGATGCGCCAGCTGCAACAGAACCAGGGCAATCTGCAGGAGCAGCTGCAGGCGCTCCTCGACAAGCTGCGTCAGCAGCAGGGCCAGGGCGAGCAGCCGGGCGACGCGCCGGGGCAGGGCGGCGAAGGCCAGATGGGGCAGGGCGAACGCGCCCTCGATCGCGCCGGGCGGGCGATGGGAGAAGCCACCGGCTCACTCGGAGACGGCGAGCCCGGTCAGGCCATCGGCCCGCAGGGCGAGGCGCTGCAGGCGATGCGCGAAGGCATGCAGCAGATGATGAGCGAGATGATGGGTCAACAGGGCCAGGGCGGCCAGCAGCGCGTCGGGCGCGGCGGCAACCCACAGGGCCAGACGGATCCGCTCGGACGTCCACAGCGGGCGCAAGGGCCGCAGCTCGGCGAGGATGTGCGCATCCCCGACGAATTCGATGTGGAGCGCGCGAGACGCATCCTCAATGCCATCCGCGAACGCCTCGGCGAGCGCTTTCGGCCGAGCTACGAACTCGATTACCTGGAGCGGCTCCTGCAGCGCGATTGA
- a CDS encoding response regulator, whose product MRILLTEDDDSVRAFVSRALELDGHSVETACDGLDAMDRLLANDGEFDLLVSDVKMPLMDGIDLAHSAARKWPGLPILLMTGFADQRERADDLQKVIRDVLTKPFTLQEIRTAVSVAGAEKQQVA is encoded by the coding sequence ATGCGTATTCTCCTGACGGAAGACGATGATTCCGTCCGAGCTTTCGTCAGCCGCGCGCTGGAACTGGACGGCCATAGCGTCGAGACGGCGTGTGACGGTCTGGATGCTATGGATCGACTTCTCGCCAACGATGGCGAATTCGATCTCCTCGTCAGCGACGTGAAGATGCCGCTCATGGATGGCATCGATCTCGCCCACAGCGCCGCGCGCAAATGGCCGGGCCTCCCGATCCTTCTGATGACCGGCTTCGCCGACCAGCGCGAGCGCGCCGATGACCTTCAGAAGGTCATTCGCGACGTCCTCACCAAGCCCTTCACGCTTCAGGAAATCCGCACCGCCGTCAGCGTCGCGGGGGCGGAAAAGCAGCAGGTCGCCTGA
- the ftsE gene encoding cell division ATP-binding protein FtsE: MIRFDNVGLRYGLGPEILRDVTFAIEPGSFQYVTGPSGAGKSSLLRLLFLSLKPTRGMVEIFGQDAATASRTTVPVLRRRIGIVFQDFRLLEHLTTYENVALPLRVLGHPDSSYRHDVTELLEWVGLGDKMWVHPPVLSGGEKQRAAIARAVITRPEILLADEPTGNVDPPLARRLLRLFIELNRLGTSIVIATHDLALMDQYDARRLILNSGLMEIHDVV, encoded by the coding sequence CTGATTCGCTTCGACAATGTCGGGCTACGCTACGGGCTCGGGCCGGAGATCCTGCGCGACGTGACCTTTGCGATCGAGCCCGGCTCCTTCCAATATGTCACCGGGCCGTCGGGTGCCGGCAAGAGCTCGCTTCTGCGGCTCCTCTTCCTGTCGCTGAAGCCGACGCGCGGCATGGTGGAGATTTTCGGCCAGGACGCGGCGACGGCGAGCCGGACGACGGTGCCGGTGCTGCGGCGGCGGATCGGGATCGTCTTCCAGGATTTCCGACTTTTGGAACATCTCACCACGTATGAGAATGTCGCTCTGCCGTTGCGCGTGCTCGGACATCCGGATTCGAGCTACCGCCACGACGTCACCGAACTGCTGGAATGGGTGGGGCTCGGCGACAAGATGTGGGTGCATCCGCCGGTCCTCTCGGGTGGCGAAAAGCAACGTGCCGCCATCGCTAGGGCCGTCATCACGCGCCCGGAAATTCTCCTGGCCGACGAACCGACCGGCAATGTCGATCCGCCGCTGGCGCGGCGCCTGTTGCGGCTCTTCATCGAGCTCAACCGGCTCGGCACCTCGATCGTGATCGCCACCCACGATCTCGCTTTGATGGACCAGTACGATGCGCGCCGCCTCATCCTCAATTCAGGCTTGATGGAAATCCACGATGTCGTCTGA
- the tlpA gene encoding thiol:disulfide interchange protein TlpA has product MTVKRTYLAFGTFAVIVLGFGLALYGISGNGNDAAGEVAANCQAAVAAGASLDPVIGGEVAAFIPASQPQDLSALTFTGADGSEKRLADLSGRLKLVNLWATWCAPCREEMPALDALEGDLGSDDFSVVPINIDTSGPERPRQFLNEIGVEHLPLLTDKSMDIFNKMKAMGLAVGLPVTALVDGNGCLVGHMNGPAEWNSDDGTRLIKAALDETAATTRDAPSAEAPAGS; this is encoded by the coding sequence ATTACAGTGAAACGCACTTATCTGGCCTTCGGTACGTTCGCAGTGATCGTCCTCGGCTTTGGACTCGCCCTATACGGGATTTCCGGCAATGGCAATGATGCGGCCGGCGAAGTGGCCGCCAATTGCCAGGCGGCCGTTGCGGCCGGCGCGAGCCTCGACCCGGTGATCGGCGGCGAAGTGGCGGCCTTCATCCCGGCAAGCCAGCCGCAGGATCTGAGCGCCCTCACTTTCACCGGCGCGGACGGCTCGGAAAAACGCCTCGCCGACCTTTCCGGCCGTTTGAAGCTCGTCAACCTCTGGGCCACCTGGTGCGCGCCCTGCCGTGAGGAAATGCCGGCGCTCGACGCGCTCGAGGGCGATCTCGGCAGCGACGACTTCTCCGTCGTGCCGATCAACATCGATACCTCCGGGCCGGAGCGGCCACGCCAGTTTCTGAACGAAATCGGCGTCGAGCATCTGCCGCTTCTCACCGACAAATCCATGGACATCTTCAACAAGATGAAAGCGATGGGGCTCGCCGTCGGCCTGCCGGTGACGGCGCTCGTCGACGGCAATGGCTGTCTCGTAGGCCATATGAACGGCCCGGCGGAATGGAATTCCGACGACGGAACGAGGCTGATCAAGGCGGCGCTCGACGAAACCGCAGCCACGACCCGCGACGCCCCTTCCGCAGAAGCGCCCGCGGGTTCCTGA
- the argH gene encoding argininosuccinate lyase, translated as MSNRMWGGRFSESPDAIMEEINASIDFDRALASQDIAGSKAHAEMLAKAGIISTEDARKIIDGLDQIAAEIEEGRFTFSRNLEDIHMNVEARLAELIGDAAGRLHTARSRNDQVATDFRLWVRDALDDLDRQILALMNALVAKAAKHAGTVMPGFTHLQSAQPVTFGHHMLAYVEMFARDRSRFRDCRVRLNECPLGAAALAGTAFPIDRKMTAAALGFDRPAANSLDAVSDRDFAMEALSAASICAIHLSRFAEEIVIWSSAQFRFVKLSDKFTTGSSIMPQKRNPDAAELVRAKAGRIIGALNALMVVMKGLPLAYSKDMQEDKEQVFDALPSLSLSLAAMAGMVADLQPNEARLREAAGIGFSTATDLADWLVREAGLPFREAHHITGRIVAEAEALEVDLGEMPLEALRKVYPKLDATVFDVLSVDASVASRVSEGGTAPDNVRQRASEWQARLAQEEAAAAKGTPLSPEGSL; from the coding sequence ATGTCCAACCGCATGTGGGGCGGCCGCTTTTCCGAAAGCCCGGACGCCATCATGGAAGAGATCAACGCTTCCATCGATTTCGACCGGGCTCTGGCGAGCCAGGATATTGCCGGCTCCAAAGCCCATGCCGAGATGCTGGCGAAAGCCGGCATTATTTCGACGGAGGATGCCCGCAAGATCATCGACGGTCTCGACCAGATCGCGGCCGAGATCGAGGAAGGCCGCTTCACCTTCTCGCGGAACCTGGAAGACATTCATATGAATGTCGAGGCACGTCTCGCGGAATTGATCGGCGATGCGGCAGGGCGCCTGCATACGGCGCGCTCGCGCAACGATCAGGTGGCGACCGATTTCCGTCTCTGGGTGCGCGATGCGCTCGACGACCTCGATCGCCAGATCCTCGCTTTGATGAACGCGCTCGTGGCGAAGGCCGCAAAGCATGCCGGCACCGTGATGCCGGGTTTCACGCATCTGCAAAGTGCGCAGCCGGTCACCTTCGGCCACCACATGCTCGCCTATGTGGAAATGTTTGCACGCGACCGGAGCCGCTTTCGTGACTGCCGCGTCCGCCTCAACGAATGTCCGCTCGGCGCCGCAGCCCTTGCCGGAACGGCCTTTCCGATCGACCGGAAGATGACGGCCGCCGCGCTCGGTTTCGATCGGCCAGCGGCCAATTCGCTCGATGCCGTCTCCGATCGCGATTTCGCCATGGAGGCGCTTTCGGCCGCCTCGATCTGCGCGATCCATCTGTCGCGCTTTGCCGAAGAGATCGTCATCTGGTCGTCGGCGCAGTTCCGTTTCGTCAAGCTCTCCGACAAGTTCACCACCGGCTCGTCGATCATGCCGCAAAAGCGCAATCCGGATGCGGCGGAGCTGGTGCGAGCCAAGGCCGGACGCATCATCGGGGCGCTCAATGCGCTGATGGTGGTGATGAAGGGTCTGCCGCTCGCCTATTCCAAGGACATGCAGGAAGACAAAGAGCAGGTTTTCGACGCCCTGCCGTCGCTGTCCCTGTCGCTTGCCGCGATGGCCGGCATGGTCGCCGATCTTCAGCCGAACGAAGCCCGTTTGCGCGAGGCCGCAGGCATCGGCTTTTCGACGGCGACCGATCTCGCCGATTGGCTGGTGCGCGAGGCGGGGCTGCCGTTCCGCGAGGCGCATCACATCACCGGCCGGATCGTGGCCGAGGCGGAAGCGCTGGAGGTCGATCTGGGCGAGATGCCGCTCGAGGCGCTGCGAAAAGTCTATCCGAAGCTCGATGCGACCGTGTTCGACGTTCTTTCCGTCGATGCCTCGGTCGCCAGTCGTGTCAGCGAAGGCGGAACAGCCCCCGACAATGTGCGCCAGCGTGCCAGCGAATGGCAGGCCCGGCTCGCGCAGGAAGAAGCGGCGGCTGCGAAAGGCACTCCGCTTTCGCCCGAGGGCTCGCTATAG
- a CDS encoding bifunctional hydroxymethylpyrimidine kinase/phosphomethylpyrimidine kinase: MASSGRIILISSHVAAGAVGNRIMGFTLERLGMETVDIPTVILPHHPGFGLGRPILASAADFAALLAGVATRFSERPPLAVATGYFGRAEHVHETAIFIAGLKDRFPGLVYLCDPVMGDSNRLYVPEPVAQAIRDHLLPLADIATPNVFEFGWLTGTTPALDPTALVSDARRLGPAEVIVTSAPALMRGRMAAVLVKPNETILAEHPLVENPAKGAGDLFSALYLGRKMLGASSEEALAFAAAGTADLFAVTAQLGRDELAFAEGQEVMLRPNLGRIALRRIAEAKGPISPV, translated from the coding sequence ATGGCTTCCTCCGGCCGGATTATTTTGATTTCCAGCCATGTCGCCGCCGGCGCCGTCGGCAACCGCATCATGGGTTTCACGCTGGAGCGGCTCGGTATGGAGACGGTCGATATTCCGACCGTTATTCTGCCGCATCATCCGGGCTTCGGCCTCGGCCGCCCGATCCTGGCGAGCGCCGCCGATTTCGCAGCACTTCTCGCCGGTGTCGCCACGCGCTTTTCCGAGCGCCCGCCGCTTGCCGTCGCCACCGGCTATTTCGGGCGCGCCGAACACGTGCACGAGACGGCCATCTTCATCGCCGGCTTGAAAGATCGCTTTCCGGGTCTCGTTTATCTCTGCGATCCGGTAATGGGCGATTCCAACCGCCTCTATGTGCCGGAGCCGGTGGCCCAGGCGATCCGCGACCATCTTCTGCCGCTCGCCGACATCGCCACCCCGAACGTCTTCGAATTCGGCTGGCTGACGGGGACGACGCCCGCGCTCGATCCCACGGCTCTCGTCAGCGACGCACGCCGCCTCGGTCCGGCCGAAGTCATCGTCACCTCGGCTCCGGCCCTGATGCGCGGGCGCATGGCCGCCGTGCTCGTCAAACCGAACGAGACGATCCTTGCCGAACACCCCCTTGTCGAAAATCCGGCAAAGGGCGCGGGCGATCTGTTTTCGGCGCTTTATCTCGGCCGCAAGATGCTGGGCGCCTCGTCGGAAGAAGCGCTCGCCTTCGCGGCGGCCGGCACGGCCGACCTCTTCGCCGTCACCGCACAGCTCGGCCGCGATGAACTTGCCTTTGCCGAAGGGCAGGAAGTGATGCTCCGGCCCAATCTCGGTCGCATCGCGTTGCGCCGCATCGCCGAAGCGAAAGGCCCAATAAGTCCGGTCTGA
- a CDS encoding DUF1127 domain-containing protein gives MLDNLSHNPAVRTAGSGDFAARAGAFLQPVASSLLRIVRAIKGRRAAYRLATLDDQMLQDIGLTRFEVESALAMPLTSDPNAELVRRRADRIASQRRRGVRTR, from the coding sequence ATGCTCGACAATCTCTCTCACAATCCTGCGGTCCGAACCGCCGGATCAGGCGATTTCGCCGCCCGCGCCGGCGCCTTCCTGCAGCCGGTTGCAAGTTCCCTTCTGCGCATCGTCCGCGCCATTAAGGGACGCCGTGCCGCCTATCGGCTCGCCACCCTCGACGACCAGATGCTGCAGGATATCGGCCTGACGCGTTTTGAGGTCGAGAGCGCGCTTGCCATGCCGCTGACTTCGGATCCGAACGCGGAATTGGTCCGCCGTCGCGCCGATCGGATTGCAAGCCAGCGTCGCCGCGGTGTTCGCACGCGCTGA
- the lptM gene encoding LPS translocon maturation chaperone LptM gives MTWLRLAVVLMVTATLVAGCGRRGALQPPPGAPEAVTPRGDIGNPGSSDRNFDDLTKLDEPTVTDKDGDIATRRAEEAEKTHGGRRFILDPLI, from the coding sequence ATGACCTGGCTGCGCTTAGCTGTGGTTTTGATGGTAACGGCGACGCTGGTTGCCGGCTGCGGGCGCCGCGGCGCGCTGCAGCCGCCTCCCGGTGCGCCCGAAGCGGTGACGCCGCGCGGCGACATCGGCAATCCAGGCTCGAGCGACCGCAATTTCGACGATCTGACCAAGCTCGATGAGCCGACGGTGACCGACAAGGATGGCGACATCGCCACACGTCGTGCCGAGGAAGCGGAGAAGACCCATGGCGGTCGCCGCTTCATCCTCGATCCGTTGATTTAA
- the lysA gene encoding diaminopimelate decarboxylase — MHHFSYRGGVLHAEDVPVPEIAAAVGTPFYCYSTATLTRHYQVFEEAFADLPHRICYALKANSNQAVIATLARLGAGADVVSEGELRRALAAGVPAEKIMFSGVGKTAHELRFALQAGIHCFNVESEPELALLSSLAVEAGQVAPVSLRINPDVDAGTHDKIATGRKENKFGIPAERARAVYAEAAKMPGLKIIGIDMHIGSQITELQPFDAAFRRLAELVVALREDGHEIEHVDLGGGLGIPYDEDKAAPPLPSNYAEIVRRHMNALGATVIFEPGRLIAGNAGILVAEVIYVKEGEGKNFVIVDAAMNDLIRPTLYEAYHRIAPVRESDAETIVCDVVGPVCETGDFLGKDVRLPRPEAGDLVAVFSAGAYGAVQAGTYNTRRLVPEVLVHGHEYALVRARHSYEELIGLDRVPSWLMPEDA, encoded by the coding sequence TTGCATCATTTTTCCTATCGCGGCGGGGTGCTTCACGCCGAAGACGTGCCGGTTCCGGAGATCGCTGCGGCGGTCGGCACGCCGTTCTATTGCTATTCGACGGCGACCTTGACCCGGCATTATCAGGTCTTCGAGGAAGCCTTCGCCGACCTGCCTCACCGCATCTGTTACGCCCTGAAGGCGAATTCCAATCAGGCGGTGATCGCCACGCTGGCGCGTCTCGGCGCCGGGGCCGATGTGGTTTCGGAAGGGGAATTGCGGCGGGCACTCGCAGCCGGCGTGCCGGCTGAAAAAATCATGTTCTCCGGCGTTGGCAAGACCGCCCACGAGCTGCGTTTCGCGCTTCAGGCGGGCATCCATTGCTTCAACGTGGAATCGGAGCCGGAGCTTGCTCTTCTCTCCAGCCTTGCCGTGGAAGCCGGGCAGGTGGCGCCGGTGAGTCTGCGCATCAATCCCGACGTCGATGCCGGCACGCACGACAAGATCGCGACCGGGCGCAAGGAGAACAAGTTCGGCATTCCGGCGGAACGGGCGCGTGCCGTTTATGCGGAAGCTGCCAAGATGCCGGGGCTCAAGATCATCGGCATCGATATGCATATTGGCAGCCAGATCACCGAGCTTCAGCCTTTCGACGCGGCCTTTCGCAGGCTTGCAGAACTCGTCGTGGCGCTGCGCGAGGACGGTCACGAGATCGAGCATGTCGATCTCGGCGGTGGGCTCGGCATACCCTATGACGAGGACAAGGCGGCTCCGCCGCTGCCGTCGAACTATGCCGAGATCGTGCGCCGCCACATGAATGCGCTCGGCGCCACCGTCATCTTCGAGCCCGGCCGCCTTATCGCCGGAAATGCCGGGATCCTGGTCGCCGAAGTCATCTATGTGAAGGAGGGCGAGGGGAAGAATTTCGTCATCGTCGATGCGGCGATGAACGATCTCATACGTCCGACCCTTTATGAGGCCTATCATCGGATCGCGCCGGTGCGCGAAAGCGATGCAGAGACGATCGTCTGCGACGTCGTCGGTCCGGTCTGCGAGACGGGCGATTTTCTCGGCAAGGACGTGCGCCTGCCGCGGCCGGAAGCGGGCGACCTTGTCGCCGTCTTCTCCGCAGGCGCTTATGGCGCGGTGCAAGCCGGCACCTACAATACGCGCCGGCTGGTGCCGGAAGTGCTGGTGCATGGACATGAATATGCGCTGGTGCGGGCGCGGCACAGCTACGAGGAGCTCATCGGTCTCGACCGTGTGCCGTCCTGGCTCATGCCGGAAGACGCCTGA
- a CDS encoding LysR family transcriptional regulator: protein MQPILDADLLRTFVAIADTGSFSVAAERAGRTPSAVSMQVKKLEDLVGRRLFDRDSRRVVLTAFGESMLPDARRILQMHSELWGRLKQPDLEGSITVGTPDEYASAFLPRVLRSFARTHPRVQVNVICDVSSKVRVYLERGDIDSGLVTNADISDAQFLRRQVHEEPLAWLGAHGGTAYRREPLPVAVANPDCCWRKRSVAALNKAGFRHRVAYQSASAAGQIAAVAGDLAIAPLPASLARGDLVLLGPDTGLPDLGTYAISFIARDENDPLVMALSDHVAESFAPASVPASSMGLDKAA from the coding sequence ATGCAGCCGATCCTTGATGCCGATCTCCTGCGTACATTTGTCGCGATTGCCGACACGGGGAGTTTCTCCGTCGCCGCCGAACGGGCCGGGCGGACGCCGTCGGCCGTGTCCATGCAGGTGAAGAAGCTTGAAGACCTTGTCGGGCGCCGGCTTTTCGACCGCGATTCAAGGCGCGTCGTGCTGACCGCTTTCGGCGAATCGATGCTGCCGGACGCGCGCCGCATCCTGCAGATGCACTCGGAGCTCTGGGGTCGTCTGAAGCAGCCCGATCTCGAGGGCTCGATCACCGTCGGCACGCCGGACGAATATGCGAGCGCCTTCCTGCCGCGTGTTCTCAGAAGTTTCGCCCGCACGCATCCGCGCGTGCAGGTCAACGTCATTTGTGACGTCTCGTCGAAAGTGCGCGTCTATCTGGAGCGGGGCGACATCGACAGCGGGCTCGTCACCAATGCGGACATTTCCGACGCGCAGTTTCTCCGCCGGCAAGTGCATGAGGAGCCGCTCGCCTGGCTGGGGGCGCACGGAGGCACCGCCTATCGGCGCGAGCCCTTACCGGTCGCCGTCGCCAATCCCGATTGCTGCTGGCGCAAGCGCTCCGTCGCGGCCTTGAACAAAGCGGGCTTCCGGCACCGTGTCGCCTATCAAAGCGCCTCGGCCGCCGGTCAGATTGCCGCCGTTGCCGGCGACCTCGCAATCGCGCCGCTGCCGGCGTCGCTGGCGCGCGGCGATCTCGTGCTTCTGGGGCCCGATACGGGGCTGCCGGATCTCGGCACCTATGCGATTTCCTTCATTGCGCGCGATGAGAACGACCCCCTCGTCATGGCGCTGTCGGACCATGTGGCGGAGAGTTTCGCTCCGGCGAGCGTGCCCGCCTCCAGCATGGGCCTCGACAAGGCGGCGTAA